A window of the Virgibacillus pantothenticus genome harbors these coding sequences:
- a CDS encoding LysR family transcriptional regulator produces MKIDDYKLLLKLQEVGTIRGTAKAVLISQPAVTQRLKYMEEYFGHAVFIRTPKKLIPTPEGEIILKHAASVIEREKELKNQLAISSDEVQGTLSIACSSLISQRFLPALLGNFTTKFPKIAIDLVTGISEDIKRNHKDYHVCIIRGEKLKETTCIRLFDDPLYIFDTEEFPANSIKERPLIAFSSDDSMHELVDNWLYVHQDKIKPIKTMTVDQIETCKQLMKQGLGMAVLPESVSDAMQEEYPNLPLRLNGKAVSRQTWVCFQEGVRALPQVDHFINELVAFLATQE; encoded by the coding sequence ATGAAAATAGACGATTACAAGTTACTACTAAAATTACAGGAGGTCGGAACAATTAGGGGCACTGCAAAAGCAGTCTTAATATCGCAACCTGCTGTGACACAGCGGTTAAAATATATGGAAGAGTATTTTGGGCATGCTGTATTTATTCGGACACCGAAAAAACTCATCCCCACTCCTGAAGGGGAAATCATCTTAAAGCATGCTGCTAGCGTAATAGAAAGAGAAAAAGAGCTAAAAAACCAATTAGCTATATCAAGTGATGAAGTACAAGGAACGTTATCCATCGCTTGTTCCTCGTTAATTTCCCAACGCTTCCTACCAGCCCTATTAGGAAACTTTACCACAAAGTTTCCTAAGATTGCTATTGATCTAGTAACAGGAATTAGTGAGGATATAAAACGAAATCATAAAGATTATCACGTATGTATTATTCGCGGGGAAAAGCTGAAAGAAACGACATGCATTCGTTTATTTGATGATCCATTATATATTTTTGATACAGAGGAATTTCCAGCTAATTCAATCAAAGAACGACCGCTTATTGCTTTTAGTTCTGATGATAGTATGCATGAACTAGTAGATAATTGGTTGTATGTACATCAGGATAAAATTAAACCAATCAAAACAATGACTGTTGACCAAATTGAGACGTGTAAACAACTGATGAAACAAGGTTTAGGCATGGCCGTTCTACCTGAAAGTGTTTCTGACGCTATGCAGGAAGAATACCCAAATTTGCCGCTGCGATTAAATGGAAAAGCTGTATCAAGACAAACATGGGTTTGCTTTCAGGAGGGCGTTCGCGCGCTGCCACAGGTCGATCATTTCATTAATGAATTGGTGGCATTTTTAGCTACACAAGAATAG
- a CDS encoding calcium-translocating P-type ATPase, SERCA-type, with translation MKWYQLEVEDVEKQLHVTTNRGLSDKQVEKRRKQYGENALQAQKKASKWLIFLKQFQDFMVLVLLAATLVAGLLGEYIDAIAIMVIVLVNGCIGFFQEQKAEKSLDKLKELSAPMAYVLRNKKWERIPSRQVVVGDIVRISSGDRIPADIRIVRADSLETEESALTGESLPVSKHTQAIQRAALDAQDQVNMGFMGTLVTRGTGMGIVVGTGMQTVMGQIASLMANTKKVMTPLERKLAELGKILIVIALLLTALVVVLGVVQGQPVYTMFLAGVSLAVAAIPEGLPAIVTVALSLGVQRMIRKKAIVRKLSAVETLGCASVICSDKTGTMTENKMTVKELLINGKQLYVTGDGYELQGNFFLHDQKVENSYPHLRTMLLYGLLCNHSSLVKKKGKYVIDGNPTDGALLIAARKFGLSDEEKEAYRIIKEFPFDSDRKRMSVIVEDKQQRRFLITKGAPDILLPRSTYMLDEEGKQLLKAKNQATIEQEINQMADKALRTLAIAVKPINKDDHIESPALEKDLTFIGVYGMMDPPRKEVKKAVQECRSAGIKTVMITGDHAKTARAIALNLELMPEDGNVLEGYQMNKMSQQELEAVIEDVYVFARVTPEHKLRIVHAFQEKGHVVAMTGDGVNDAPAIKASNIGISMGQSGTDVTKEASSLILMDDNFATIKAAIEEGRNIYENIRKFIRYLLASNVGEILVMLFAMLLSLPLPLVPVQILWVNLVTDGLPAMALGMDKAEGDVMKKRPRSIHEGVFARGLGYKIISRGIVIGIVTLIGFIITYQNDPEHLVYAQTIAFTTLVMAQLIHVFDCRSEHSIFARNPFENIYLVLAVLSSLLLLLVVIYWQPLQPIFHTVSLSLRDWMLVLALSAIPTVLFGFTKK, from the coding sequence ATGAAATGGTATCAACTTGAGGTGGAAGATGTAGAGAAGCAGTTGCACGTTACGACCAATCGCGGATTATCAGACAAGCAAGTTGAAAAAAGACGTAAGCAATATGGAGAAAATGCTTTACAGGCGCAAAAAAAAGCATCTAAGTGGTTGATTTTTCTAAAACAATTTCAAGATTTTATGGTGCTCGTTCTTTTAGCAGCTACCTTAGTTGCTGGTCTTTTAGGAGAGTATATAGATGCAATCGCAATTATGGTTATTGTACTCGTAAATGGGTGTATTGGCTTTTTTCAAGAGCAAAAAGCAGAGAAATCACTCGATAAGCTCAAAGAGCTATCTGCTCCAATGGCCTATGTACTACGTAATAAGAAATGGGAAAGAATTCCATCCAGGCAAGTGGTTGTTGGAGATATTGTCCGGATTTCAAGTGGTGACCGTATTCCTGCAGATATTCGAATTGTCCGTGCGGATAGTTTGGAAACAGAAGAGTCGGCATTAACCGGAGAGTCGCTACCAGTTTCAAAACATACTCAAGCCATTCAGCGTGCTGCACTCGACGCTCAGGATCAAGTCAATATGGGATTTATGGGAACATTGGTAACGCGGGGAACTGGAATGGGTATCGTTGTAGGTACTGGTATGCAAACAGTGATGGGACAAATCGCTTCCTTGATGGCAAATACAAAAAAAGTGATGACGCCACTAGAACGCAAGCTTGCTGAATTAGGGAAAATTTTAATTGTCATCGCTTTACTTTTAACGGCGCTTGTTGTTGTATTAGGTGTTGTACAAGGTCAGCCTGTCTATACGATGTTTTTAGCAGGTGTATCACTTGCTGTTGCTGCTATTCCTGAAGGATTACCAGCTATTGTGACGGTTGCTTTATCTCTTGGTGTACAACGCATGATAAGAAAGAAAGCAATTGTCCGCAAATTGTCAGCAGTCGAAACGTTAGGTTGTGCTTCCGTCATTTGTTCGGACAAGACAGGTACGATGACTGAGAATAAGATGACAGTAAAAGAATTGCTAATCAATGGAAAACAGCTTTATGTCACTGGTGATGGATATGAATTACAAGGGAATTTTTTTCTCCATGATCAAAAGGTAGAAAACAGCTATCCGCATTTAAGAACGATGCTTTTATACGGCTTGCTTTGTAATCACTCCTCGCTCGTTAAAAAGAAAGGAAAATATGTGATTGACGGTAACCCGACGGACGGAGCGCTGCTAATTGCTGCAAGAAAGTTTGGACTTAGTGATGAAGAGAAAGAAGCATATCGAATTATCAAGGAATTTCCATTTGATTCGGATCGCAAACGGATGAGTGTCATTGTTGAGGACAAACAACAACGCCGATTTTTAATTACGAAAGGTGCTCCAGACATATTATTACCTCGATCGACATATATGTTAGATGAGGAAGGAAAACAGCTTTTAAAAGCAAAAAATCAAGCAACTATCGAACAAGAAATTAATCAGATGGCAGACAAGGCGTTACGAACGCTAGCGATTGCGGTTAAACCAATAAATAAAGATGATCATATAGAATCGCCTGCCTTAGAAAAAGATCTCACCTTTATCGGCGTTTATGGCATGATGGATCCTCCTCGGAAGGAAGTGAAAAAGGCTGTTCAAGAATGCCGAAGTGCTGGTATAAAAACAGTGATGATCACTGGTGATCATGCTAAGACAGCAAGGGCGATCGCACTAAATTTAGAGTTAATGCCTGAAGACGGTAATGTATTGGAAGGGTACCAAATGAATAAAATGTCCCAGCAGGAATTGGAAGCTGTCATCGAGGACGTTTACGTCTTCGCGCGCGTTACACCAGAACACAAATTAAGAATCGTTCATGCTTTTCAAGAAAAGGGACATGTTGTAGCGATGACTGGAGATGGAGTAAATGATGCGCCAGCAATAAAAGCAAGTAATATTGGTATTAGTATGGGACAAAGTGGAACGGATGTAACCAAAGAAGCATCATCGCTTATATTAATGGACGATAATTTCGCGACGATAAAAGCAGCTATTGAAGAAGGGAGAAACATTTACGAGAATATCCGAAAATTTATTCGCTACTTGTTAGCTTCAAATGTTGGAGAAATTCTAGTTATGTTGTTTGCCATGTTGCTTTCATTACCGTTGCCGCTTGTGCCAGTGCAAATTTTATGGGTTAATCTTGTAACGGACGGTTTACCTGCCATGGCATTAGGTATGGATAAGGCAGAAGGAGATGTAATGAAAAAGCGTCCGAGGAGTATACATGAGGGAGTCTTTGCTCGTGGACTTGGCTATAAAATCATTAGCAGAGGAATCGTTATAGGAATTGTCACCTTAATCGGGTTTATTATCACGTACCAAAACGACCCTGAACACTTGGTATATGCTCAGACCATTGCTTTTACAACTTTAGTAATGGCACAGTTAATTCACGTATTTGATTGTCGGAGTGAACATTCTATATTTGCTAGAAACCCGTTTGAAAATATCTATCTTGTTTTAGCTGTTCTCTCTTCTCTCCTATTGTTATTAGTTGTCATTTATTGGCAGCCATTGCAGCCAATTTTCCATACTGTATCGCTAAGTTTGCGAGACTGGATGTTAGTTTTGGCATTAAGTGCTATACCTACTGTTTTATTTGGCTTTACTAAAAAGTAA
- the pyrE gene encoding orotate phosphoribosyltransferase — protein MATTEDIIRDLLQIKAVQIKTEGYFKWTSGIQSPIYCDNRLTISHPNVRQKITQAFIHHINEQQLEVDCIAGCATAGIPHAAWLADALGLPMVYVRSKPKAHGKENQIEGEVKQGQKVIVVEDLISTGGSAIESAQALQKAGVEVLGVLAIFTYGLRKAETAFREAGFQYAVITGFDSLIQVLETDGKINQIDSKQLLAWRDQL, from the coding sequence ATGGCAACGACTGAAGATATTATTCGTGATTTACTACAAATTAAAGCAGTACAGATTAAAACGGAAGGATATTTTAAATGGACGTCGGGAATTCAATCTCCCATCTACTGTGATAATCGTTTAACGATATCACACCCAAATGTACGTCAAAAAATAACCCAAGCATTTATACATCATATAAATGAACAGCAACTTGAAGTTGACTGTATTGCGGGCTGCGCTACCGCAGGTATACCGCATGCGGCTTGGTTAGCAGATGCACTTGGCTTGCCAATGGTTTATGTTCGTTCCAAACCAAAAGCGCATGGTAAAGAGAATCAAATCGAGGGAGAAGTGAAGCAAGGTCAAAAGGTCATCGTGGTTGAGGACCTCATTTCGACAGGAGGCTCAGCGATTGAGTCAGCTCAAGCCTTGCAAAAAGCTGGGGTGGAAGTATTAGGAGTTCTTGCCATCTTTACATACGGACTTCGTAAAGCAGAGACTGCTTTTCGTGAAGCAGGATTCCAATATGCTGTCATTACTGGATTTGATAGTTTAATTCAAGTGTTAGAAACAGATGGAAAGATAAATCAAATAGATAGTAAGCAGCTACTGGCATGGAGAGACCAGCTTTAA
- a CDS encoding dihydroorotate dehydrogenase electron transfer subunit — protein MQQELRIISKQKIARDTVEMVLENESISQVTVPGQFLHIHVQGHMLRRPISIANVDASKNTITILFKILGEGTRKLSMYDVGDKIDVLGPNGNGFLLDNTTQASILLVGGGIGVPPLYYLAKKLTEQGTVVTAILGFQSKEHVFYEEKFRELGNTIVVTNDGTYGEKGYVTNVSDEMLPIIDRYYSCGPLPMLKAVKERWSTIPGYLSLEERMGCGIGACFACVIPTDDRGGYKKICQDGPVFTAEEVHLG, from the coding sequence ATGCAGCAAGAATTAAGGATCATATCAAAACAAAAAATTGCCCGTGATACAGTCGAAATGGTACTCGAAAATGAAAGTATTAGTCAGGTAACAGTTCCTGGACAATTTTTACATATACATGTTCAAGGGCATATGCTGAGACGACCAATTTCGATCGCGAATGTCGATGCTTCTAAAAATACGATAACCATTTTATTTAAAATTCTCGGAGAAGGAACTAGAAAACTATCCATGTATGACGTTGGCGATAAAATTGACGTGTTAGGACCAAACGGAAATGGGTTTCTGCTTGATAATACTACACAGGCTTCGATTTTACTTGTAGGGGGAGGCATTGGAGTGCCTCCACTGTACTACCTGGCAAAAAAATTAACCGAGCAAGGTACAGTCGTAACAGCTATCCTAGGATTTCAATCAAAAGAACATGTATTTTATGAGGAGAAATTCCGTGAACTTGGGAATACAATTGTCGTAACGAATGATGGCACATATGGCGAAAAAGGATATGTAACCAATGTGTCTGATGAGATGCTTCCAATCATTGATCGGTATTATTCCTGTGGACCACTTCCAATGTTAAAGGCAGTAAAAGAACGGTGGAGCACTATACCTGGTTATTTATCCTTAGAAGAACGTATGGGCTGCGGTATAGGTGCTTGTTTTGCATGTGTAATTCCAACAGATGATCGTGGTGGATACAAAAAAATATGTCAGGATGGTCCTGTCTTTACAGCAGAGGAGGTGCATTTAGGATGA
- a CDS encoding dihydroorotate dehydrogenase: MNIAVELPGLSLKNPIMPASGCFGFGREYSKFYDLHVLGAVIMKAATLQARFGNPTPRVAETSAGMLNAIGLQNPGVEKIITTEVPFLASFSVPVIANIAGSTIEEYRQVAKAFQQTDQVSALELNISCPNVKEGGIQFGTNPQMAQKVTEAVKEATNLPVYVKLSPNVSDIVEMAKAVEKAGADGLSMINTLTGMQMNLASRKPVIANRTGGLSGPAIKPIAIRMIYEVKQHVSIPIIGMGGVMQAEDVLEFLLAGASAVAVGTANFQNPYVCKEIIEQLPYTLEQYGFNSVEEAIGKGIV; encoded by the coding sequence ATGAATATAGCAGTAGAACTGCCTGGGTTATCATTAAAAAATCCAATTATGCCAGCTTCGGGATGCTTTGGATTTGGCAGGGAGTACAGTAAATTTTATGACCTTCATGTACTAGGAGCAGTAATTATGAAAGCAGCGACGCTACAAGCTCGGTTTGGAAACCCTACACCTCGCGTGGCGGAAACAAGTGCGGGCATGCTCAATGCCATTGGTTTACAAAATCCAGGTGTGGAAAAAATTATTACGACAGAGGTTCCATTTCTAGCTTCATTTTCAGTTCCGGTTATTGCTAATATTGCTGGAAGTACGATTGAAGAATATAGGCAGGTTGCAAAAGCGTTTCAGCAAACAGATCAAGTTTCGGCACTGGAATTAAATATATCATGCCCAAATGTAAAAGAAGGCGGCATTCAATTTGGCACAAATCCGCAAATGGCTCAAAAGGTGACCGAGGCTGTAAAAGAAGCTACGAATCTCCCTGTCTATGTTAAGTTATCGCCAAATGTTTCAGATATTGTTGAGATGGCAAAAGCAGTGGAGAAAGCAGGCGCGGATGGTCTGTCTATGATTAATACGTTAACAGGTATGCAAATGAATCTTGCTTCAAGAAAGCCGGTAATCGCGAATCGAACAGGAGGTCTATCTGGTCCAGCTATTAAACCGATAGCTATCCGAATGATATATGAAGTAAAACAACATGTCTCGATTCCAATTATTGGGATGGGGGGCGTTATGCAAGCAGAGGATGTACTCGAGTTCTTGTTAGCAGGAGCAAGTGCTGTCGCTGTTGGTACAGCTAATTTCCAAAATCCGTATGTGTGTAAAGAAATTATTGAGCAATTACCATATACATTGGAGCAGTACGGTTTTAACTCCGTTGAAGAGGCTATTGGAAAGGGGATTGTTTAA
- a CDS encoding Rqc2 family fibronectin-binding protein: protein MPFDGIVTHAVTEELKTELTSGKINKIYQPTETEVLFTIRNHGKNVVLLFSIHPTYSRIHLTNETFQNPKEPPMFCMVLRKYLSGAVIEKIEQQGMERIVQFTIQSRNEIGDVTEKKLMMEIMGRHSNLLLVDSEQGYIIDSLKHVSSWQNRHRTILPGQAYQLPPEQDKLDPLATDPEHLIKKLDFNAGKLDAQIVNHVTGFSPVVAKEIVYRANLGTPEKYMHVFAELQKQLLEQEFTPTIYQNKREDFHVLQLTHLHGEKYSFPSVNDMIDQFYAGKAERDRVKQQAKDLYRFLKNERDKNKRKLKKHEQTMQKAQQKEHYQKAGELLTAHLHLVSAGDKQVTVTDYYDPEQSEITIDLDPLKTPSENAQAYFKTYQKLKTSEQKVTEEIQKTEQEMEYLEQLLQQIDTASTQDIEEIREELREEGYLKRQKATKKKKPKSSKPMPEQYTASDGTILLVGKNNKQNEYVTMKLAARDDVWLHAKDIPGSHVVIRSKEPSEDTLLEAAQLAAYFSKSRQSSSVPVDYTKIRHVKKPNGAKPGFVTYDNQKTVFVTPSDQLIKKLKSK from the coding sequence ATGCCATTTGACGGTATAGTAACACATGCAGTAACAGAAGAACTGAAAACAGAATTAACATCTGGTAAAATAAATAAGATTTATCAACCAACAGAAACGGAAGTATTGTTTACGATTCGTAATCACGGAAAGAATGTCGTTTTATTATTTTCGATTCATCCTACCTATTCCCGTATACACCTGACAAACGAAACGTTTCAAAATCCGAAAGAACCACCAATGTTTTGTATGGTGTTACGCAAATATTTGTCTGGGGCAGTCATTGAGAAGATAGAGCAGCAAGGCATGGAACGCATTGTACAGTTTACGATTCAATCGAGAAATGAAATTGGGGACGTGACAGAGAAAAAATTAATGATGGAGATTATGGGCAGGCATAGTAATCTGCTACTTGTGGATAGCGAGCAGGGTTATATTATTGATAGTTTAAAGCATGTTTCCAGCTGGCAAAATCGTCATCGGACCATCTTGCCAGGACAGGCTTATCAACTACCACCTGAACAAGATAAATTGGATCCTTTAGCAACTGATCCTGAGCATCTAATTAAAAAACTAGACTTTAATGCAGGGAAATTGGACGCACAAATTGTAAACCATGTTACTGGCTTTTCGCCTGTAGTTGCGAAAGAGATTGTTTATCGCGCCAATCTAGGTACTCCTGAAAAATACATGCATGTATTTGCTGAATTACAAAAGCAATTACTGGAACAAGAATTTACTCCGACGATTTATCAAAATAAAAGAGAAGATTTTCATGTACTCCAACTGACACATTTACACGGAGAGAAATACTCATTTCCTTCTGTGAATGACATGATTGATCAATTTTATGCTGGGAAAGCTGAAAGAGATCGGGTGAAACAGCAAGCAAAGGATTTATATCGTTTTTTAAAAAACGAACGGGATAAAAATAAACGGAAGTTAAAAAAGCATGAGCAAACAATGCAAAAAGCGCAACAAAAAGAGCATTATCAGAAAGCCGGTGAATTGCTAACAGCACATTTACATTTAGTATCAGCTGGAGACAAGCAAGTAACCGTGACGGACTATTATGATCCAGAGCAAAGTGAAATAACGATTGATTTAGATCCGCTGAAAACGCCCAGTGAGAATGCACAAGCTTACTTTAAAACATATCAGAAATTAAAAACATCGGAGCAAAAAGTAACAGAAGAAATTCAAAAAACGGAGCAGGAAATGGAATACTTGGAGCAATTGTTGCAGCAAATCGATACGGCAAGTACACAGGATATTGAAGAGATTCGCGAAGAACTTCGGGAAGAGGGTTATTTGAAAAGACAAAAAGCAACCAAGAAAAAGAAACCGAAATCGTCAAAGCCTATGCCAGAACAATACACTGCTTCTGACGGAACGATATTATTGGTCGGTAAAAACAATAAACAGAATGAATATGTAACGATGAAATTAGCTGCCCGTGATGATGTTTGGCTCCATGCAAAAGATATTCCTGGATCACACGTCGTCATCCGTTCCAAAGAACCATCCGAAGACACTCTATTAGAAGCAGCTCAATTAGCAGCATATTTTAGTAAATCACGCCAGTCTTCTTCTGTACCGGTAGATTACACAAAAATCCGCCACGTAAAAAAACCAAACGGTGCTAAACCTGGTTTTGTAACGTATGACAATCAAAAGACGGTTTTTGTCACCCCGAGTGATCAATTGATTAAAAAATTAAAGTCCAAGTAA
- a CDS encoding organic hydroperoxide resistance protein, which produces MANVIFTSKATAKNGRDGHVKSEDGLIDVKLVNPATNKEDKGSNPEQLFAAAYASCFDGALNLVASKYKKEIDSLTTAAVSFLNDPEDNGFKISVELLVKIKGVDQNEAEDLVKKAHQVCPYSKATRGNIDVQLKPEAV; this is translated from the coding sequence ATGGCAAACGTTATTTTTACATCAAAGGCTACAGCAAAAAATGGACGTGATGGGCATGTGAAATCAGAAGATGGCTTGATTGATGTAAAGCTCGTAAACCCTGCAACGAATAAGGAGGATAAAGGATCTAATCCCGAACAGCTTTTTGCAGCAGCCTATGCATCTTGCTTTGATGGAGCATTAAATTTAGTGGCTTCGAAATATAAAAAAGAAATTGATTCGTTAACGACAGCTGCTGTAAGCTTCCTTAATGACCCTGAAGACAATGGCTTTAAAATTAGCGTAGAGCTTTTGGTGAAAATAAAGGGCGTTGACCAAAATGAAGCCGAGGATTTGGTTAAAAAAGCTCATCAAGTATGTCCTTATTCAAAGGCGACTAGAGGAAATATTGACGTGCAATTGAAGCCTGAAGCCGTATAA
- the pyrF gene encoding orotidine-5'-phosphate decarboxylase, protein MGAPIYLALDFPDWNTTNQFLLKHNLTGIPVKVGMELFYREGPALIEKLKKNDHSIFLDLKLHDIPTTVKHAMRNLAQLEVDMVNVHALGGGEMVQAAKQGLMEGNVHHHTKLLAVTILTSMDQANMVQDLRLPGSLASNVIHLAKAAQQNGADGVVCSVYEANAVKDACGSSFLTVTPGIRLANAQGDDQKRIATPEYAKQHGSSVIVVGRTVTQAASPKEAYEQIKGEWKNGND, encoded by the coding sequence ATGGGGGCACCAATTTATCTCGCTTTGGATTTTCCAGACTGGAACACAACGAATCAGTTTTTATTGAAGCATAATCTAACTGGTATTCCAGTAAAGGTAGGGATGGAATTATTTTACAGAGAAGGTCCTGCATTAATAGAAAAGCTGAAAAAAAATGACCATTCCATCTTTCTAGATTTAAAGCTACATGATATTCCTACAACCGTAAAACATGCGATGAGAAATTTAGCGCAATTAGAAGTAGATATGGTCAATGTGCATGCATTAGGTGGTGGTGAGATGGTTCAAGCAGCAAAACAAGGCTTAATGGAAGGGAATGTTCATCATCATACTAAATTGTTGGCGGTTACGATTTTAACGTCTATGGATCAAGCAAATATGGTACAGGATTTAAGATTACCAGGTTCATTAGCTAGTAATGTCATTCATTTAGCCAAGGCTGCGCAACAAAATGGTGCCGATGGGGTAGTGTGCTCGGTTTATGAAGCGAATGCTGTGAAAGATGCATGTGGCTCCTCTTTCTTAACGGTCACGCCTGGTATTCGATTGGCAAATGCTCAAGGAGACGATCAAAAACGTATCGCCACCCCGGAGTATGCGAAACAACATGGTTCCAGTGTGATTGTTGTAGGCAGAACGGTCACCCAAGCTGCTTCTCCAAAAGAAGCGTACGAACAAATTAAAGGAGAGTGGAAAAATGGCAACGACTGA
- a CDS encoding class I SAM-dependent methyltransferase yields MLEKELVKKTFAKNPQNYLTSSTHAKGIEPHIIENWLQPSKTMDTLDIATGGGHVARQLSPYVRTVYATDLTKEMLANTKHHLQAFTNLVYILADAEQLPFLNDSFDLVTCRIAAHHFPQPEQFIREVKRVMKPDGKFLFIDNVVPNIKAYEAFMNQVEKMRDESHVKYLSIIEWKRLLQQYGLVIRQQQVNKKILTVSDWLDRTLDTEAEKKRVADFLLQANEKLTAYYQIEKNAEKPQQFSIDEWMALVEHE; encoded by the coding sequence ATGTTGGAAAAAGAATTAGTTAAAAAGACATTTGCTAAAAATCCGCAAAACTACTTGACAAGCAGCACGCATGCTAAGGGCATTGAGCCACATATCATCGAAAATTGGCTACAGCCGTCTAAAACTATGGACACATTGGATATAGCTACGGGGGGAGGACACGTTGCTAGACAGCTTTCTCCTTATGTACGTACCGTATACGCAACAGATTTAACGAAAGAAATGCTTGCAAATACAAAGCATCATTTACAAGCATTTACTAATCTTGTATATATTCTTGCAGACGCTGAACAGTTGCCGTTTTTAAATGATTCCTTCGACCTTGTAACATGTCGGATCGCCGCCCATCATTTCCCACAACCCGAGCAGTTCATCCGTGAAGTGAAACGAGTAATGAAGCCTGATGGGAAATTTCTTTTTATCGACAACGTCGTCCCAAATATAAAAGCGTACGAAGCATTTATGAACCAAGTAGAGAAAATGCGCGATGAAAGTCATGTCAAATATCTATCAATAATCGAGTGGAAACGTCTTTTACAACAATATGGGTTAGTAATACGCCAGCAACAAGTGAATAAAAAAATATTAACTGTAAGCGATTGGTTAGACCGTACCTTAGATACCGAAGCTGAAAAAAAACGCGTAGCTGACTTTCTATTACAGGCAAATGAAAAATTAACCGCCTATTATCAAATTGAAAAAAACGCTGAAAAACCGCAGCAGTTTTCTATCGATGAGTGGATGGCTTTAGTGGAGCATGAATAA